The genomic segment AACCGTATTGGCGGCCTCGGTGCCGCCGGCCGTAAAGGTCACTTGGGCAGCGGGAACGCCGACCAGACCAGCGACCTCAGCCCGCGCCTTTTCGATCACAGCCCGCGCCGCCCGCCCCTCACTATGGATAGATGAGGCATTGCCCGGCAGGTCGAGTGCCGCCAACATGGCCTGCCGCGCCGGCGCGCCAAGCGGCGCGGTGGCGTTGTAGTCCATATAATGACGGGCCAGGGACATCAGATTCGGATCCTCAACAGGCGACCGCCGGCTTCAAAACGCCGCCAGACACCCCATATCTCGTATTAATCCTTGCATTCCGAACCACCGGGCATGCTAGAAGCGCGCAGGTTGAACCGGCCTACGTTCCAGACGCCTCGCCTAATACGTGTATCGCACGGATCGGGTTGTAGTTTAGAATTCTTCTAACACTATTTTGATGCGTTGCGGCGGCCAAGTCAAGGAAACGGCCCGGTTTCACAGATTTTCAGCCCGAGCGGCAGGGGCGGCCCTGCCATCGGGCACAGATTTTGGAGCGACGATGCCTGAAGTCATTTTCACCGGTCCGGCTGGACGGCTCGAGGGCCGGTTCCACCCGTCCAAGCAACGCGGCGCTCCGATCGCGGTGATTCTGCATCCGCACCCGCAGTTCGGCGGGACGATGAATAACCAGATCGTCTACAACCTCTATTACGCCTTCGCCGAGCGCGGCTTCTCGGTGCTGCGGTTCAATTTCCGCGGCGTGGGCCGCAGCCAGGGCAATTTCGACCATGGCCAGGGCGAACTGTCGGATGCGGCAGCGGCGCTGGACTGGGCGCAGTCGATCAATCCGGAAGCGCGCGCCTGCTGGATCGCCGGCGTTTCCTTCGGCTCGTGGATCGGCATGCAGTTGCTGATGCGCCGCCCGGAGATCGAAGGCTTCATCTCGATCGCACCGCCGGCGAACCGTTTCGATTATTCCTTCCTCGCGCCCTGCCCGTCTTCGGGCCTGTTCGTCCATGGCGACCAGGACCGGGTGGCGCCGCTGAAGGAAGTGATGGCGTTGATCGAGAAGCTGAAGACCCAGAAGGGTATACTGATCGAGCACGCGGTCATTCCGGGCGCCAACCACTTCTTCGAAAATTGCGTCGATCCGCTGATCGCGGAGATTGGCGTCTATCTCGACAAGCGCCTCGACAATCCGACGAAGCGACCGACACCAGCGCGTGCGCTGAAGGGCCCGACGCCGAGCGCCTAAAAACATCAAACCCGGTTCTCAGAACCGGGTTTTTTCTTGGTGTGTTACTTGGCGTGTTTCTAAGAGTGTCAGGCGCGCCTCTATGCAGGACGCGACAGCACGCCGCCGGTGAGTGGTGTCGCCACGCCGGTCGTGCCGGGGAATGTCAGCGGCAGGCCGTTGAGCGAGCGCACAGCCAGATAGGCGAAAGCCTGCGCCTCCATCGCATCGGCGCTCCAGCCCATATCGTCGGCCGTCGCCACATCGCAGCCGCAACGCTCGGCCAGCATCTTGAGCAGCACCGGATTGCGCGCCCCACCGCCACTGACGATGAGGCGGTGCGGACGCTGCGGCAGCAGCGTGAATGAATCCGCCACGGTCTGTGCGGTGAAAGCCACCAGTGTCGCCGCCGCATCCTGTGTCGACAGCGCGGAAACGGCTGCGCGGGAGAAGTCGTTGCGATCGACCGATTTCGGCAGCGGCGCTTTAAAATAAGGATTGTCGAGAAGCCGCGCGAGCGCCTGCGCATCGATCTTGCCAGTGCGCGCCGTCGCACCGTCACGATCCATCGCCTGGCCGGTGCGCTCCATCATCAGATCATCGAGAAGCGCATTGCCTGGCCCGGTGTCGAAGGCGATCGGATCGCTTTCGCCTGGCAGGAAAGTGATGTTGGCAACGCCGCCGACATTCAGGACCGCGACGGGAAATTCGAGATGCGCCGCGCCCGCGAGCGCGCGATGATAGGCCGGCACCAGCGGCGCGCCCTGCCCGCCTGCCGCCACATCGGCGGCGCGCATGTCCCAGACCACCGGAATGCCAAGCGAAGCGGCGAGCGCCGCGCCATCGCCGATCTGCACGGTGAGGTGACGTTCCGGCCGATGCAGCACGGTCTGCCCGTGAAAGCCCACGACATCGACGCCGGTGCTGTCGAGGCCGTTGTCGGTGAGAAAATCAGCCACGGCGGCGCGATGCCGATCGGTGACGATCGCGTGCGCCTGCGCCAGCACGCCGGGGCGCGCGTTGCGATCGGTCAAGGCCACCGCTTCATCGAGCGCGGCGCGCAACGTGCGCCGTTCCGCATCGCTATAAGCAAAAGACGCACGCGGCCCCTGGCGCACATCGCCCTTGCCGTCGGTTTCGATAAAGGCGACGTCGACACCGTCCATGGATGTGCCCGACATCAGGCCGATCGCTCTGAACCAGGTCATGAAATCCTCCACCAGATGGGCACGGAGTCTCGGACAGGCCGCTTAATAAATTGGCTACGCCCTTGAAAAAGTAGATGGGCTACGCCGCTGAAAAAGTAAGATGGGCTACGCCCTTGGGGAAGGTAACAGGAAACAGATGACAAAGCACCGCTTTGTCAACCGTTTCCTGAACCCCTCTCAATCACGCCACCGGGCCTTCTTCCAGGCCTGCGGCTTGGAGTTCGAACAGGCCGCGATAGACACCGTCTGGCTGGCGCAGGAGGGTTGCGTGATCGCCCTCCTCGATGATCCGCCCCCGTTCGAAGACCAGGATGCGGTCCATTGCCCGGACGGTGGAGAGACGGTGGGCGATGACGATGGTGGTGCGCCCCGCCATCAATCGCTCCATCGCCTCCTGGATCAGATATTCGGATTCTGAATCGAGGCTCGCCGTCGCCTCGTCCAAAATCAGAATCGGCGCATCGGCCAGGAAGGCGCGGGCCAAAGCCACACGCTGGCGCTCGCCACCCGACAGCTTGATGCCGCGCTCACCCACCATGGTGGCATAGCCTTTCGGCAACGACACGATGAAGTCGTGAGCATTGGCAAGCTGCGCCGCACGCTCGATTTCGGCCTGGCTTGCCTGGGGGCGGCCATAGCCGATGTTCTCGGCGAGCGAGCGGTGAAACAGGATCGGCTCCTGCTGCACGATGGCAATGCTGGCGCGCAAGCTCGTCTGCGTGACCGCAGCGATATCCTGCCCGTCGATCGTGATGCGCCCGTCGTTCAGATCGTAAAGCCGCTGGATGAGCTTCACGAACGTGGTCTTGCCCGAGCCGGAATGGCCAACCAGACCGACACGCTCACCAGCTTTGATCGTCATCGAAAAATCACGATAAAGCGGCGTGGCATGACCACGATAATGAAAGGTGACGTGCTCGAACGCGATGGCGCCATCGGCGACCACGATCTTGTCCGCACCGGGCTTGTCCTCGACACCGGGAGCCTCGTCGTAAAAGGCGACGAGTTCTTCCATGTCGTTGACGGAGCGTTGCAGGTTATGGATGTGCTGGCCGATATCTCTGAGATAGCCATGCACAATCGTGTAGCTCGTCAGCACCAAGGCGACATCGCCTGCGCCGGCTTCGCCACGCAGCCAAAGCCACAACACACCACCAAGCACAGCCGCCCGCAGCCC from the Beijerinckia sp. 28-YEA-48 genome contains:
- a CDS encoding ABC transporter ATP-binding protein, giving the protein MIQQTRQAGRNPIAAVLAFTFRHWANHRFLVGLIVFEVGLATLAEIAIPIFAGQMIDAITAGPQQAAMAWWALAVMLGLAAVGVVCRQLFFTGITHLTTAVMSRVAQDAFARLQRFSTDWHANNFAGSTVRKITRGMWALDLLFDTLLVAILPAIFVLIGTTIILANHWPLLGLIVFVGSIGFVTMTVVLSVYYAAPAARLANRWDTSMGGALADAITCNSVVKAFGAEAREDGRLGRVLRKWRKRTSRAWLRGTWSGTAQQIFLLGLRAAVLGGVLWLWLRGEAGAGDVALVLTSYTIVHGYLRDIGQHIHNLQRSVNDMEELVAFYDEAPGVEDKPGADKIVVADGAIAFEHVTFHYRGHATPLYRDFSMTIKAGERVGLVGHSGSGKTTFVKLIQRLYDLNDGRITIDGQDIAAVTQTSLRASIAIVQQEPILFHRSLAENIGYGRPQASQAEIERAAQLANAHDFIVSLPKGYATMVGERGIKLSGGERQRVALARAFLADAPILILDEATASLDSESEYLIQEAMERLMAGRTTIVIAHRLSTVRAMDRILVFERGRIIEEGDHATLLRQPDGVYRGLFELQAAGLEEGPVA
- a CDS encoding anhydro-N-acetylmuramic acid kinase, which gives rise to MTWFRAIGLMSGTSMDGVDVAFIETDGKGDVRQGPRASFAYSDAERRTLRAALDEAVALTDRNARPGVLAQAHAIVTDRHRAAVADFLTDNGLDSTGVDVVGFHGQTVLHRPERHLTVQIGDGAALAASLGIPVVWDMRAADVAAGGQGAPLVPAYHRALAGAAHLEFPVAVLNVGGVANITFLPGESDPIAFDTGPGNALLDDLMMERTGQAMDRDGATARTGKIDAQALARLLDNPYFKAPLPKSVDRNDFSRAAVSALSTQDAAATLVAFTAQTVADSFTLLPQRPHRLIVSGGGARNPVLLKMLAERCGCDVATADDMGWSADAMEAQAFAYLAVRSLNGLPLTFPGTTGVATPLTGGVLSRPA
- a CDS encoding alpha/beta hydrolase translates to MPEVIFTGPAGRLEGRFHPSKQRGAPIAVILHPHPQFGGTMNNQIVYNLYYAFAERGFSVLRFNFRGVGRSQGNFDHGQGELSDAAAALDWAQSINPEARACWIAGVSFGSWIGMQLLMRRPEIEGFISIAPPANRFDYSFLAPCPSSGLFVHGDQDRVAPLKEVMALIEKLKTQKGILIEHAVIPGANHFFENCVDPLIAEIGVYLDKRLDNPTKRPTPARALKGPTPSA